From Pseudomonas sp. B21-028, one genomic window encodes:
- a CDS encoding FecR family protein, whose protein sequence is MEQALDWLILLDNPSQEQARQFQVWLAADPRHGEAFLRAQTLWNGPQVKESARQLQAASRVSALSRLRAHWKPLATAAVLFLGLFNFSDLPLHFQADHLTVVGERQRVQLEDGSKVLLNTDSAFSSTFNEQRHVARLYKGEAFFEVPDTRSLPLEIDAGPVTASVSNTTFAVRYLDGVAQVQVQRGDVDLRANRNDTHVRLSAGESIRIGPNGFDRPAPLDASTDLAWVQGRLVFENRPLSQVLAELRRYYPGWIINRNEQLAQVAVTGNYRLDQPLDVVRSLAHITSAQLQEFPALVILN, encoded by the coding sequence ATGGAGCAGGCGCTGGACTGGCTGATCCTGCTGGACAACCCCAGCCAGGAGCAGGCCCGGCAATTCCAGGTCTGGCTGGCGGCTGATCCGCGCCATGGCGAAGCATTCCTCAGGGCCCAGACCCTCTGGAACGGCCCGCAAGTAAAAGAGAGTGCCCGACAGCTCCAGGCCGCCTCCAGGGTGAGCGCGTTGTCACGCCTGCGCGCCCATTGGAAACCCCTGGCCACCGCTGCCGTGCTGTTTCTCGGCTTGTTCAATTTCAGCGACCTGCCCCTGCATTTCCAGGCCGATCACCTGACGGTGGTCGGTGAACGCCAGCGCGTGCAACTGGAGGACGGCTCCAAGGTCCTGCTCAACACCGACTCGGCCTTTTCCAGCACCTTCAACGAACAGCGCCACGTGGCCCGGTTGTACAAGGGCGAAGCGTTTTTCGAGGTGCCCGACACTCGCAGCCTGCCACTGGAGATCGACGCCGGGCCGGTCACCGCCAGTGTCAGCAACACCACGTTCGCGGTGCGCTACCTCGACGGCGTGGCCCAGGTTCAGGTCCAGCGTGGCGACGTGGACCTGCGGGCCAACCGCAACGACACCCATGTCCGGCTCTCGGCCGGAGAAAGCATCCGCATCGGCCCCAACGGCTTCGACCGCCCGGCCCCGCTCGACGCCAGCACCGACCTGGCCTGGGTCCAGGGTCGGCTGGTGTTCGAGAACCGGCCGCTGAGCCAGGTTCTGGCCGAACTGCGGCGCTATTACCCCGGCTGGATCATCAACCGCAACGAGCAATTGGCCCAAGTCGCGGTGACCGGTAACTACCGCCTCGACCAGCCGCTGGACGTGGTTCGCTCCCTGGCTCACATCACCTCTGCACAGCTTCAGGAATTCCCCGCGCTGGTGATCCTGAACTAA
- the gap gene encoding type I glyceraldehyde-3-phosphate dehydrogenase, giving the protein MTLRIAINGFGRIGRNVLRALYTQGYRRDLQIVAINDLGDSAINAHLLKYDTVHGTFDAEVQHDNESLTVNGDRIAVSAIRNPAELPWAAEKIDVVFECTGLFTDRVKAAAHISAGARKVIISAPAKGADATVVYGVNHDILRQSHQIISNASCTTNCLAPVAQVLHRELGIESGLMTTIHAYTNDQNLTDVYHTDPYRARSATQNMIPSKTGAAEAVGLVLPELAGKLTGMAVRVPVINVSLVDLTVQLKREASAEDVNELLRQASQHSKILGYNTLPLVSSDFNHNPLSSIFDANHTKVSGKLLKVLAWYDNEWGFSNRMLDNCLALCNAE; this is encoded by the coding sequence ATGACTCTTCGAATCGCAATCAATGGTTTTGGCCGCATCGGCCGCAACGTCCTCCGTGCACTGTATACCCAAGGCTATCGTCGCGACTTGCAGATCGTCGCCATCAACGACCTGGGCGACAGTGCAATCAATGCTCATCTGCTCAAGTACGACACCGTCCACGGCACTTTCGATGCCGAGGTGCAGCACGATAACGAAAGCCTGACGGTCAATGGCGACCGCATCGCGGTCAGCGCCATCCGCAACCCGGCCGAACTGCCTTGGGCCGCCGAGAAGATCGATGTGGTGTTCGAGTGCACCGGGCTGTTCACCGACCGCGTCAAAGCCGCCGCCCATATCAGCGCCGGCGCCCGCAAGGTGATCATCTCGGCCCCGGCCAAGGGCGCCGACGCCACGGTGGTGTATGGCGTGAACCACGACATCCTGCGCCAGTCCCACCAGATCATTTCCAACGCTTCGTGCACCACCAATTGCCTGGCCCCGGTGGCCCAGGTGCTGCATCGCGAGCTGGGCATCGAAAGCGGCCTGATGACCACCATCCATGCCTACACCAACGACCAGAACCTGACCGACGTCTACCACACCGACCCGTACCGCGCCCGCTCGGCCACCCAGAACATGATCCCGAGCAAGACCGGTGCCGCCGAAGCGGTGGGCCTGGTGCTGCCGGAACTGGCGGGCAAGCTGACCGGCATGGCCGTACGCGTGCCGGTGATCAACGTGTCCCTGGTGGACCTGACCGTGCAGCTCAAGCGCGAAGCCTCGGCCGAAGACGTCAACGAACTGCTGCGCCAGGCCAGCCAGCATTCGAAGATCCTCGGCTACAACACCCTGCCGCTGGTCTCCAGTGACTTCAACCACAACCCGCTGTCGTCGATCTTCGACGCCAACCACACCAAGGTCAGCGGCAAGCTGCTCAAGGTACTGGCCTGGTATGACAACGAATGGGGCTTCTCCAACCGCATGCTCGATAACTGCCTGGCGTTGTGCAACGCCGAGTGA
- the edd gene encoding phosphogluconate dehydratase, translated as MHPRVLEVTERLIARSRATRQAYLALIRGAASDGPMRGKLQCANFAHGVAGCGSEDKHHLRMMNAANIAIVSSYNDMLSAHQPYETFPEQIKKALREIGSVGQFAGGTPAMCDGVTQGEAGMELSLPSREVIAMSTAVALSHNMFDGALMLGICDKIVPGLMMGALRFGHLPTIFVPGGPMVSGISNKEKADVRQRYAEGKATREELLESEMKSYHSPGTCTFYGTANTNQLLMEVMGLHLPGASFVNPNTPLRDALTREAAFQVTRMTKQSGNFMPIGEIVDERSLVNSIVALHATGGSTNHTLHMPAIAMAAGIQLTWQDMADLSEVVPTLSHVYPNGKADINHFQAAGGMSFLIRELLEAGLLHENVNTVLGHGLSRYTQEPFLEDGELVWRDGPIESLDENILRPVARAFSPEGGLRVMEGNLGRGVMKVSAVALENQIVEAPAMVFQDQQDLADAFKAGLLEKDFVAVMRFQGPRSNGMPELHKMTPFLGSLQDRGFKVALVTDGRMSGASGKIPAAIHVSPEAYVGGALARVQEGDIIRVDGVKGTLELKVDAEEFAAREPAKGLLGNNIGTGRELFGFMRMAFSSAEQGASAFTAALETIN; from the coding sequence ATGCATCCCCGCGTTCTTGAGGTCACCGAACGGCTTATCGCCCGCAGCCGCGCCACGCGTCAGGCTTACCTTGCATTGATCCGCGGTGCTGCCAGCGACGGTCCGATGCGCGGCAAGCTGCAATGCGCCAACTTCGCCCATGGCGTGGCCGGTTGCGGCAGCGAAGACAAGCATCACCTGCGGATGATGAACGCCGCCAACATCGCCATCGTGTCGTCCTACAACGACATGCTCTCGGCCCACCAGCCCTACGAAACCTTCCCGGAACAGATCAAGAAGGCCCTGCGCGAGATCGGCTCGGTCGGCCAGTTCGCGGGCGGCACGCCGGCCATGTGCGACGGCGTCACCCAGGGCGAGGCGGGGATGGAGCTGAGCCTGCCGAGTCGCGAAGTGATCGCGATGTCCACGGCGGTGGCGTTGTCCCACAACATGTTCGACGGCGCGCTGATGCTCGGCATCTGCGACAAGATCGTCCCGGGCCTGATGATGGGAGCGCTGCGCTTCGGTCACCTGCCGACGATTTTCGTGCCCGGCGGGCCGATGGTGTCCGGCATTTCCAACAAGGAAAAGGCTGACGTGCGCCAGCGTTACGCCGAGGGCAAGGCCACTCGCGAAGAGCTGTTGGAGTCGGAGATGAAGTCCTACCACAGCCCCGGCACGTGTACCTTCTACGGCACCGCCAACACCAACCAGCTGCTGATGGAAGTGATGGGCCTGCACTTGCCGGGCGCCTCGTTCGTCAACCCGAACACCCCGCTGCGCGATGCCCTGACCCGCGAAGCGGCGTTCCAGGTGACGCGCATGACCAAGCAGAGCGGCAACTTCATGCCCATCGGCGAAATCGTCGACGAACGCTCGCTGGTCAATTCCATCGTCGCGCTGCACGCCACCGGCGGCTCGACCAACCACACCTTGCACATGCCGGCCATCGCCATGGCGGCGGGTATTCAATTGACCTGGCAGGACATGGCCGACCTCTCCGAGGTGGTGCCGACCCTGAGCCACGTCTACCCGAACGGCAAGGCCGACATCAACCACTTCCAGGCGGCGGGCGGCATGTCGTTCCTGATCCGCGAACTGCTGGAAGCCGGCCTGCTCCACGAAAACGTCAACACCGTGCTCGGTCACGGCCTGAGCCGCTACACCCAGGAACCGTTCCTTGAGGATGGCGAGCTGGTGTGGCGCGACGGCCCGATCGAAAGCCTCGACGAAAACATCCTGCGCCCGGTGGCCCGTGCGTTCTCGCCGGAAGGCGGCTTGCGGGTGATGGAAGGCAACCTGGGCCGTGGCGTGATGAAAGTCTCCGCCGTGGCCCTGGAGAACCAGATCGTCGAAGCGCCGGCCATGGTTTTCCAGGACCAGCAGGACCTGGCGGACGCGTTCAAGGCCGGGCTGCTGGAGAAGGATTTTGTCGCGGTAATGCGCTTCCAGGGGCCACGCTCCAACGGCATGCCGGAGCTGCACAAGATGACCCCGTTCCTCGGTTCGTTGCAGGATCGCGGTTTCAAAGTGGCGCTGGTGACCGACGGGCGCATGTCCGGCGCCTCGGGGAAAATTCCGGCGGCGATCCATGTCAGCCCCGAAGCTTACGTCGGCGGTGCGTTGGCCCGGGTGCAGGAGGGCGATATCATCCGTGTCGACGGCGTCAAAGGCACCCTGGAATTGAAGGTGGACGCCGAGGAATTTGCCGCACGCGAACCGGCCAAGGGCCTGTTGGGCAACAACATCGGCACCGGTCGCGAACTGTTCGGTTTCATGCGCATGGCCTTCAGCTCGGCAGAGCAGGGCGCCAGCGCCTTCACGGCTGCACTGGAGACGATTAATTGA
- a CDS encoding RNA polymerase sigma factor, translating to MSQSRFHHVFLAQRIPLLRTLERMVNNPSTAEDLLQETYLRVSRAVGERTVEHLEPFVFQTARNLARDHLRARRMQSRTVLDDVPLEVVHNVVAPQSSAEDAAHAEQMLERLNVSLQALSPRQQRIFILSRLHGHGYQDIAAELGVSLSTVQKELKLIMAICVRSCQL from the coding sequence GTGAGTCAATCGCGCTTTCACCACGTCTTCCTCGCCCAGCGCATACCCCTGCTGCGCACCCTCGAGCGCATGGTCAACAACCCCAGTACCGCCGAAGACCTGCTCCAGGAAACCTATCTGCGGGTCTCCCGCGCCGTGGGCGAACGCACCGTCGAGCACCTCGAACCCTTTGTCTTCCAGACCGCCCGCAACCTGGCGCGGGATCATTTGCGTGCCCGACGCATGCAGTCCCGGACCGTGCTGGACGATGTGCCGCTGGAGGTCGTCCACAATGTGGTCGCGCCCCAGAGCAGCGCCGAAGACGCCGCCCATGCCGAACAGATGCTTGAGCGCCTCAACGTCAGCCTGCAAGCGCTGAGTCCGCGTCAACAGCGGATTTTCATTCTCAGCCGCCTGCATGGCCATGGTTATCAGGACATCGCCGCAGAGCTGGGTGTGTCCCTGAGTACCGTGCAAAAGGAACTGAAACTGATCATGGCGATCTGTGTGAGGAGTTGTCAGTTATAA
- a CDS encoding CoA transferase: protein MTDLLASMQAALGLPTTPIRFASDGALPSAFAVTELASASIAVAGQAIAELINQQTGRLPSLEVDRRLASFWFSTSLRPIGWSVPPMWDPVAGDYATADGWIRLHTNAPHHRRAAEKVLGACVDRADMASKVIRWNKTELEQAVVDAGGCAAEMRSWQAWQAHPQGRAVNAEPLVHFTENVEAHRSPWPGSMAQPLAGLKVLDLTRVLAGPVASRFLAGLGADVLRIDPPTWNEPGVVPEVTLGKRCARLNLHQPDDRAAFEALLKDADILLHGYRADALERLGYGAEQRHRIAPGLIDVSLNAYGWSGPWQNRRGFDSLVQMSSGIADAGMAWKQTDKPTPLPVQALDHGTGYLMAASAVVLLARRLENGRGGSAHLSLARTAKLLIEQAAGGQDALRPEDANDQGLLVEQTPWGPAHRLQVPMKLVGTPLQWTLPAANLGEHRAQW from the coding sequence ATGACAGATCTACTCGCATCCATGCAAGCCGCCCTCGGCTTGCCCACGACCCCGATCCGCTTCGCGAGTGACGGCGCCCTGCCTTCGGCGTTCGCCGTCACGGAGCTGGCCAGCGCCAGTATCGCCGTGGCCGGCCAAGCGATAGCAGAGCTCATTAACCAACAGACTGGCCGCTTGCCGTCCCTCGAGGTCGACCGACGCCTGGCCTCGTTCTGGTTTTCCACGTCCCTGCGCCCCATTGGCTGGAGCGTGCCGCCGATGTGGGACCCGGTGGCCGGTGACTACGCCACCGCCGACGGCTGGATTCGCCTGCACACCAATGCGCCGCATCATCGACGGGCGGCGGAAAAGGTCCTCGGTGCCTGCGTTGACCGCGCCGACATGGCGAGCAAAGTGATCCGCTGGAACAAGACCGAACTGGAACAAGCCGTCGTCGACGCCGGTGGCTGCGCCGCCGAGATGCGCTCGTGGCAGGCCTGGCAAGCGCATCCCCAAGGCAGGGCAGTGAATGCCGAGCCGCTGGTGCATTTCACTGAAAACGTCGAGGCACACCGCAGCCCCTGGCCCGGCTCCATGGCCCAACCACTGGCCGGCCTCAAGGTGCTGGACCTGACCCGCGTGCTGGCCGGTCCCGTCGCCAGCCGCTTCCTCGCCGGCCTGGGCGCCGACGTCCTGCGGATCGACCCACCGACCTGGAACGAGCCCGGCGTGGTCCCGGAAGTCACCCTCGGCAAACGTTGCGCCCGCCTCAACCTGCATCAGCCCGACGACCGCGCCGCGTTCGAAGCACTGCTCAAGGACGCCGACATCCTCCTGCATGGCTACCGGGCCGACGCCCTGGAGCGCCTGGGCTACGGCGCCGAGCAACGCCACAGGATCGCTCCTGGCCTGATCGATGTCAGCCTCAACGCCTACGGTTGGAGCGGGCCGTGGCAGAACCGGCGCGGCTTCGACAGCCTGGTGCAGATGAGCAGCGGCATCGCTGATGCCGGCATGGCCTGGAAACAGACCGACAAACCGACACCGCTGCCCGTCCAGGCGCTGGACCACGGCACCGGTTACCTGATGGCCGCCAGCGCCGTGGTGTTGCTGGCCCGGCGTCTGGAGAACGGCCGCGGCGGTTCGGCACACCTGTCACTGGCACGCACGGCCAAGCTGTTGATCGAGCAGGCTGCCGGCGGTCAGGATGCGCTACGACCGGAGGACGCCAACGATCAAGGGTTACTGGTGGAACAGACGCCGTGGGGACCGGCGCATCGATTGCAGGTGCCGATGAAGCTCGTTGGTACACCGCTGCAGTGGACGCTACCGGCTGCGAATCTGGGGGAACATCGAGCACAGTGGTGA
- a CDS encoding TonB-dependent receptor yields the protein MSSRLTCRFLAPSRTLSLLTAAILMAGIAPAVLAAATQPPARNIGDYTFVIAQQPLVSALNAFMAVTGWQVGLPAELAEGVASPGVSGSLPPEKALERLLAGTNLSYRKLGDNSIVLEKRSAGNVVNLQQMTISATRQEQDISGVPSTVSVHDRQALDRNNVNTLKDLVRNEPGVSVGGAGQRGGISGYNIRGIDGNRILTQVDGVAIPDGFFNGPYAKTQRNYVDPEIIKRVEILRGPASVLYGSNAIGGAVSYFTLDPDDIIKPGQDVGARLKTGYSSADESWLKSATVAGRSGTFDGLLHYSQRDGHETESYGSHNGTGLDRTAANPEDVRASNVLAKLGWNYSDDARLGLVYEKYKDDRDTDLKSAYGGPFFNGQPTIPPSILPGGMYQWRTGNDTVTRERFGLEHSFALDSLLADNIKWSLNHQIAKTDESTAEFYFPITRQVLRTRETLYEDKQWVFDAQLDKAFSLADTDHALTYGTTIKQQKVTGSRSGNGVCLAVGVGCSAVGAISTRDVLAKASDFPDPTINTYSLFAQDQIGWDKWTFTPGLRYDYTQLKPRLTQAFLDTVDPTGGGQVSDSNKTWHRVSPKFGLTYAFTGQYTGYGQYAEGFRTPTAKALYGRFDNPDVGYSVKPNPDLEPEKSKSYETGLRGRFDSGSFDVAVFYNKYRDFINEDAITPGADQLTFQSNNIKHATIKGAEIKGRLDLDVLGAPQGLYTQGSVAYAYGRNDDTGQPINSVNPLTGVFGLGYDQDDYGSLLTWTLVRKKNRVDDSNFNSPDGVSSQFKTPGFGILDLTGFYKVTQDITVSGGLYNLTDKKYWLWDDVRGYDSVGEAAVLSPANLDRLTAPGRNFAVNLIWDI from the coding sequence ATGTCCTCTCGCCTTACCTGCCGGTTCCTTGCCCCTTCCCGCACGCTGTCGTTGTTGACTGCTGCCATCCTCATGGCAGGCATCGCGCCCGCCGTCCTGGCCGCTGCGACACAACCGCCAGCCCGCAACATCGGCGACTACACCTTCGTCATCGCCCAGCAACCCCTGGTATCGGCCCTGAACGCGTTCATGGCCGTCACCGGCTGGCAAGTGGGGCTGCCGGCCGAGCTGGCCGAAGGCGTCGCATCGCCCGGCGTCAGCGGTTCGCTGCCACCGGAGAAAGCCCTAGAGCGCCTGCTGGCGGGAACCAACCTGAGCTACCGCAAACTGGGTGACAACAGCATCGTCCTGGAGAAGCGCAGCGCCGGCAATGTGGTGAACCTGCAACAGATGACCATCAGTGCCACTCGCCAGGAGCAGGACATCAGCGGCGTGCCCAGTACCGTCAGTGTCCATGACCGCCAGGCACTGGACCGCAACAACGTCAACACCCTCAAGGACCTGGTGCGCAACGAGCCCGGCGTGTCGGTGGGCGGCGCAGGCCAGCGCGGCGGCATCAGCGGCTACAACATCCGCGGCATCGACGGCAACCGGATCCTGACCCAGGTCGACGGCGTGGCGATTCCCGACGGCTTCTTCAATGGCCCCTACGCCAAGACCCAGCGCAACTACGTCGACCCGGAAATCATCAAGCGCGTGGAAATCCTCCGCGGTCCGGCGTCGGTGCTCTATGGCAGCAATGCCATCGGCGGCGCCGTCAGCTATTTCACCCTGGATCCGGATGACATCATCAAACCCGGCCAGGACGTCGGTGCCCGTCTGAAGACCGGCTACAGCTCCGCCGACGAAAGCTGGCTCAAATCCGCCACCGTCGCCGGCCGCAGCGGGACATTCGACGGCCTGCTGCACTACAGCCAGCGCGACGGCCATGAAACCGAATCCTACGGCAGCCATAACGGCACCGGCCTGGACCGCACCGCGGCCAACCCGGAGGACGTGCGCGCCAGCAACGTACTGGCCAAACTCGGCTGGAACTACAGCGACGATGCGCGCCTGGGCCTGGTCTACGAGAAGTACAAGGACGACCGCGACACCGATCTGAAAAGCGCCTACGGCGGCCCCTTTTTCAACGGCCAGCCGACCATCCCCCCGAGCATCCTGCCGGGCGGCATGTACCAGTGGCGCACCGGCAACGACACCGTCACCCGCGAGCGTTTCGGCCTGGAGCACAGCTTCGCCCTCGACAGCCTGCTGGCCGACAACATCAAGTGGAGCCTGAATCACCAGATCGCCAAGACCGACGAGAGCACCGCCGAGTTCTACTTCCCGATCACCCGCCAGGTCCTACGTACCCGGGAAACCCTCTACGAAGACAAACAATGGGTGTTCGACGCACAACTGGACAAGGCCTTCAGCCTCGCCGACACCGATCACGCACTGACCTACGGCACCACGATCAAGCAACAGAAAGTCACCGGCTCGCGCAGCGGCAATGGCGTGTGCCTGGCGGTCGGCGTCGGTTGTTCCGCCGTCGGCGCCATCAGTACCCGGGACGTACTGGCAAAGGCCAGCGACTTCCCGGACCCGACCATCAACACCTACAGCCTGTTCGCCCAGGACCAGATCGGTTGGGACAAGTGGACCTTCACCCCGGGCCTGCGCTACGACTACACCCAGCTCAAGCCGCGCCTCACCCAGGCCTTCCTCGACACCGTGGACCCGACCGGCGGCGGCCAGGTCAGCGACAGCAACAAGACCTGGCATCGCGTCTCGCCCAAGTTCGGCCTGACCTACGCCTTTACCGGCCAGTACACCGGCTACGGCCAATACGCCGAAGGCTTCCGCACCCCGACCGCCAAGGCCCTGTATGGCCGTTTCGATAATCCCGACGTCGGCTACAGCGTGAAACCCAACCCCGACCTGGAACCGGAAAAAAGCAAAAGCTACGAGACCGGCTTGCGTGGCCGGTTCGACTCCGGTTCGTTCGACGTGGCGGTGTTCTACAACAAGTACCGGGATTTCATCAACGAAGATGCCATCACCCCCGGCGCCGATCAGTTGACCTTCCAGAGCAACAACATCAAGCACGCCACCATCAAGGGCGCCGAGATAAAGGGCCGCCTGGACCTGGACGTATTGGGTGCGCCTCAGGGCCTCTATACCCAGGGCTCGGTGGCCTACGCCTACGGTCGCAACGACGACACCGGCCAGCCGATCAACAGCGTCAACCCGCTGACCGGCGTGTTCGGCCTGGGTTACGACCAGGACGATTACGGCAGCTTGCTCACCTGGACCCTGGTCAGGAAGAAAAACCGTGTCGATGACAGCAACTTCAACTCGCCGGATGGCGTCAGCAGCCAGTTCAAGACGCCCGGGTTCGGAATACTCGACCTGACCGGTTTCTACAAGGTGACCCAGGACATCACCGTCAGCGGTGGTCTCTACAACCTCACCGACAAGAAGTATTGGCTGTGGGACGACGTGCGCGGCTACGACAGCGTCGGCGAAGCGGCCGTGCTGAGCCCCGCCAACCTCGACCGCCTGACGGCGCCGGGGCGCAACTTCGCGGTCAACCTGATCTGGGATATCTGA
- a CDS encoding YbaN family protein produces MNHPNKAVQLLFGLLAYTSLAIGLVAIVVPGLPTTEFILLAAWAATRSSPRLSAWLERHRLFGPMLYNWRNGKVIPRRAKVGATLGMLFCAALMLATLEHGWPVYLALTGMGAGNLWIWSRPSATAQASE; encoded by the coding sequence ATGAACCACCCCAACAAAGCCGTCCAACTACTCTTCGGCCTGCTCGCCTACACCAGCCTCGCCATCGGCCTGGTCGCCATCGTCGTGCCTGGCCTGCCGACGACCGAGTTCATCCTGCTGGCCGCCTGGGCCGCGACTCGCAGCTCGCCACGCCTGAGTGCCTGGCTGGAGCGCCATCGGCTGTTCGGGCCGATGCTGTACAACTGGCGCAACGGCAAGGTCATTCCGCGTCGGGCCAAGGTGGGCGCAACCCTCGGCATGCTGTTCTGCGCGGCACTGATGCTGGCAACGCTCGAGCATGGCTGGCCGGTCTACCTGGCCCTGACGGGCATGGGCGCGGGCAATCTGTGGATCTGGTCCCGTCCGTCTGCAACAGCGCAGGCGTCCGAATAA
- a CDS encoding biliverdin-producing heme oxygenase has product MTTQRPTARSQRLNQITHKPHGKLDALVKAHAPFETPASFARFVVAQYLFQSELVALYNDAQLSALIPDLPARCRAEAAKADLADLDTDVPTPVAGALDNPTMAEALGWLFVSEGSKLGAAFLIKRAVNLGLSETFGARHLAEPAGGRAEGWKTFTRILDELSLTEQQEAEADKGALDAFNRFTVLLKQAYSAELA; this is encoded by the coding sequence ATGACCACCCAACGTCCCACCGCCCGCTCCCAACGCCTCAACCAGATCACCCACAAGCCCCACGGCAAGCTCGACGCTCTGGTCAAGGCCCACGCCCCGTTCGAAACCCCGGCCAGCTTTGCCCGTTTCGTCGTCGCCCAGTACCTGTTCCAGTCGGAACTGGTGGCGCTGTACAACGACGCGCAGCTATCCGCCCTGATCCCCGACCTGCCGGCCCGCTGCCGTGCCGAAGCGGCCAAGGCCGACCTGGCGGACCTGGACACCGATGTCCCGACCCCGGTGGCCGGCGCGCTGGACAACCCGACCATGGCCGAGGCCCTGGGCTGGTTGTTCGTTTCGGAAGGCTCGAAGTTGGGCGCGGCGTTCCTGATCAAGCGCGCAGTAAACCTGGGGCTGAGCGAAACCTTCGGCGCCCGCCACCTGGCCGAACCGGCGGGCGGCCGCGCCGAAGGCTGGAAGACCTTCACCCGTATCCTTGATGAACTGAGCCTCACCGAACAGCAGGAAGCCGAGGCGGACAAAGGCGCGCTGGACGCCTTCAACCGGTTTACGGTGTTGCTGAAACAGGCCTATAGCGCTGAGTTGGCCTGA